A genomic region of Parambassis ranga chromosome 7, fParRan2.1, whole genome shotgun sequence contains the following coding sequences:
- the phf8 gene encoding histone lysine demethylase PHF8 isoform X1 has product MASVPVYCLCRLPYDVTRFMIECDICQDWFHGSCVGVEEDKAAEIDLYHCPNCQVTHGPPVMRKRRGGNKQTDGGAAGRRDPSRPVKTGSSQFVRELRSRTFPNADEVLLKPSGAQLTVEFLEEHSFSVPVMVLRRDGLGMTLPPSSFSVSDVEHYIGSDKEIDVIDVSRQCDLKMRLGDFVEYYNSPNRDKVLNVISLEFSETRLSNLVETPKIVRKLSWVENLWPEESVFERPNVQKYCLMGVKDSYTDFHIDFGGTSVWYHVLRGEKIFYLISPTPANLALFERWSSSSNQNEMFFGDQVDMCYKCSVKQGNTLFIPTGWIHAVLTPVDCLAFGGNFLHSLNIDMQLRAYEIEKRLSTADLFKFPNFETVCWYVGKHLLDTFRGLRENRRHPATYLVHGAKALNNAFRTWTRKEALAEHEVEIPETINTQTLVKDLAKEIRLVEDIFQQNIGRTGSQFPGSPLSKAPLSMSQNSGRPPGKKKGPKPKEVLGGLGPPGTKKKSQKGLLKAEAGELDLIEIHTKHTLKKFQPGKSKQKNKLDLPLDELEGKLNKSKLKLVLTNGKIQGKNEGSKNGAGNLKHLATEGSSLSDLESEDELQIDETPPPRRKPAGPSKKKKLSGLPRKLPRAKPCSDPNRIREPGEVDFDIEEDYTTDEEALAAHGVKGGAGGILDLLKASKQVAGLDSATLGEEAPASPSTRDAIQGMLSMANPPSSSSSSSSSSPLSISGGLTEGLGVVKEKGGKAVWVTGGVKKTNPEKNPVIQRPGKRPIKRPARHLSDEESPDEQETLGTCFKDSDYVYPSLESDEEDHANKTKMKRKKNWDDTPWSPKARVMPTLPKQERPAREGARVASVETGLAAAAAKLAQQQQQKPAKRKYTKKQRPSAPVVTPPPVQTEPAPPSPTPAAESAADESPDRRMDYFSASLLDHEYTAGPGPFGPGGPRGSGAMAPGVFLTSRRPSLSPQNSSSHSGASPAGLASQGTMGVGQGKRPKKGLATAKQRLGKILKIHRNGKLLL; this is encoded by the exons ATGGCATCAGTGCCAGTGTACTGCCTGTGTCGCCTGCCGTACGATGTGACACGCTTCATGATCGAGTGTGACATTTGTCAAGACTGGTTTCATGGAAG CTGTGTTGGAGTAGAGGAGGACAAAGCAGCAGAGATTGACCTGTATCACTGCCCCAACTGTCAGGTTACCCATGGGCCTCCTGTCA tGCGCAAACGCCGTGGCGGCAATAAGCAGACAGATGGAGGTGCTGCGGGAAGAAGAGATCCAAGTCGACCAGTTAAGACAGGAAGTTCACAATTTGTGAGGGAATTACGAAGCCGTACCTTTCCAAA TGCAGATGAAGTCTTGCTAAAGCCATCAGGAGCTCAGCTGACAGTCGAGTTTCTGGAAGAACATTCATTCAGTGTTCCTGTCATGGTGCTGAGACGTGATGGTCTTGGCATGACCCTTCCTCCATCATCGTTCAGTGTCAGCGATGTAGAGCACTACATTG GATCAGATAAAGAGATTGATGTAATCGATGTCTCTCGTCAGTGTGATCTTAAGATGCGGCTGGGAGACTTTGTTGAATACTACAACAGCCCCAACAGGGATAAAGTGCTCAATGTCATCAGCCTGGAGTTTTCTGAAACCAG GCTTTCAAACCTGGTGGAAACTCCAAAAATTGTTAGGAAGCTGTCATGGGTGGAAAATCTCTGGCCTGAAGAGTCTGTGTTTGAACGCCCCAATGTGCAGAAGTACTGCCTGATGGGGGTGAAGGATAGTTACACAGACTTCCACATAGACTTTGGGGGCACCTCAGTATGGTACCATGTCCTGAGG GGTGAGAAAATCTTCTACCTTATTTCCCCCACCCCAGCCAACCTGGCCCTTTTTGAGCGGTGGAGTTCCTCATCTAACCAGAATGAGATGTTCTTTGGAGACCAGGTTGATATGTGTTACAAGTGCTCTGTCAAACAAGGAAACACCTTATTCATACCAACAG GGTGGATTCATGCTGTGCTGACTCCAGTGGACTGCTTGGCGTTTGGAGGAAACTTCTTGCATAGCCTCAACATTGACATGCAGCTGCG GGCTTATGAAATAGAAAAGAGATTAAGCACGGCAGACCTGTTTAAATTTCCCAACTTTGAGACAGTGTGCTGGTATGTTGGAAAGCATCTTCTCGACACTTTCAGAG GTCTGAGAGAAAATCGCAGACATCCGGCCACTTACTTGGTTCATGGAGCTAAAGCCCTGAACAATGCGTTCCGCACTTGGACACGTAAAGAG GCTTTAGCAGAGCATGAAGTGGAGATTCCAGAAACCATCAATACTCAGACACTAGTGAAAGACCTGGCCAAGGAGATTCGTCTGGTTGAG gacatctttcagcaaaaCATTGGCCGCACTGGATCTCAGTTTCCAGGTTCACCACTTTCCAAAGCTCCCCTGAGCATGTCACAGAATTCAGGTCGTCCCCCAGGGAAAAAGAAAGGCCCCAAGCCCAAGGAGGTTTTAGGGGGTCTCGGGCCCCCAGGAACCAAGAAGAAGAGTCAGAAGGGGCTTCTCAAGGCAGAAGCAGGAGAACTTGACCTCATTGAGATCCACACCAAACATACGCTCAAGAAATTTCAGCCTGGCAAGTCCAAACAGAAGAACAAG TTGGATTTGCCATTAGATGAGCTTGAAGGGAAACTAAATAAAAGCAAACTGAAACTTGTGCTGACCAATGGAAAAATCCAAGG TAAAAATGAAGGCAGCAAAAATGGTGCTGGAAACCTTAAACATCTGGCCACAGAGGGATCCAGTCTGTCTGATTTGGAATCCGAGGATGAGTTGCAGATTGATGAGACGCCTCCTCCGCGACGGAAGCCTGCTGGACCaagcaagaaaaagaaactaAGTG GTCTTCCTAGGAAGCTTCCCAGAGCCAAACCCTGTTCCGACCCTAATCGCATCAGAGAGCCAGGAGAGGTGGATTTTGACATTGAG GAAGACTACACCACTGACGAAGAGGCATTGGCTGCTCATGGGGTGAAAGGTGGTGCTGGGGGCATTCTCGATTTGCTAAAGGCCAGCAAGCAAGTGGCAGGCTTGGACTCTGCAACACTTGG TGAGGAAGCTCCAGCGTCTCCCAGCACTCGTGATGCCATCCAGGGTATGCTCTCCATGGCTAATCCCCCTTCCTcatcgtcctcttcctcctcatcatctccCTTGTCTATTTCCGGAGGCCTGACAGAAGGACTTGGGGTTGTCAAAGAGAAGGGTGGGAAAGCTgtgtgggtgacaggaggggtCAAAAAGACAAATCCTGAGAAAAACCCTGTCATCCAGCGGCCAGGAAAACGGCCAATTAAACGGCCAGCCCGTCACCTTAGTGATGAGGAGAGTCCAGATGAGCAAGAGACTTTGGGGACTTGCTTTAAAGATTCAGACTATG tttacCCATCCTTGGAGTCTGATGAAGAGGATCATGCCAACAAGACCAAGATGAAGCGAAAGAAAAACTGGGATGACACACCTTGGAGCCCAAAAG ccAGGGTGATGCCCACCCTTCCTAAACAAGAGCGACCAGCTAGGGAAGGGGCTAGAGTTGCCTCTGTAGAAACGGGccttgcagcagctgctgccaagcTGGCACAACAA cagcagcaaaagcCTGCAAAAAGGAAATACACCAAAAAGCAGCGTCCTTCTGCACCTGTTGTCACTCCTCCACCTGTTCAGACTGAGCCAGCCCCACCCTCGCCAACGCCTGCTGCAGAATCTGCAGCAGATGAAAGCCCAGACAGGAGGATGGATTATTTCTCAGCTAGTCTGTTAGACCATGAATACACAGCAGGACCGGGACCCTTTGGGCCTGGTGGGCCAAGAGGCAGTGGGGCCATGGCTCCTGGTGTATTCCTTACATCACGAAGGCCTTCGCTGTCTCCTCAGAATAGCAGCTCTCACTCTGGTGCATCCCCTGCAGGTTTAGCCAGCCAAGGCACAATGGGAGTTGGTCAAG GGAAACGCCCAAAGAAAGGACTGGCAACTGCAAAACAGAGACTTGGAAAAATTCTAAAAATTCACCGCAATGGCAAACTTCTCTTGTGA
- the phf8 gene encoding histone lysine demethylase PHF8 isoform X2, with amino-acid sequence MASVPVYCLCRLPYDVTRFMIECDICQDWFHGSCVGVEEDKAAEIDLYHCPNCQVTHGPPVMRKRRGGNKQTDGGAAGRRDPSRPVKTGSSQFVRELRSRTFPNADEVLLKPSGAQLTVEFLEEHSFSVPVMVLRRDGLGMTLPPSSFSVSDVEHYIGSDKEIDVIDVSRQCDLKMRLGDFVEYYNSPNRDKVLNVISLEFSETRLSNLVETPKIVRKLSWVENLWPEESVFERPNVQKYCLMGVKDSYTDFHIDFGGTSVWYHVLRGEKIFYLISPTPANLALFERWSSSSNQNEMFFGDQVDMCYKCSVKQGNTLFIPTGWIHAVLTPVDCLAFGGNFLHSLNIDMQLRAYEIEKRLSTADLFKFPNFETVCWYVGKHLLDTFRGLRENRRHPATYLVHGAKALNNAFRTWTRKEALAEHEVEIPETINTQTLVKDLAKEIRLVEDIFQQNIGRTGSQFPGSPLSKAPLSMSQNSGRPPGKKKGPKPKEVLGGLGPPGTKKKSQKGLLKAEAGELDLIEIHTKHTLKKFQPGKSKQKNKLDLPLDELEGKLNKSKLKLVLTNGKIQGKNEGSKNGAGNLKHLATEGSSLSDLESEDELQIDETPPPRRKPAGPSKKKKLSGLPRKLPRAKPCSDPNRIREPGEVDFDIEEDYTTDEEALAAHGVKGGAGGILDLLKASKQVAGLDSATLGEEAPASPSTRDAIQGMLSMANPPSSSSSSSSSSPLSISGGLTEGLGVVKEKGGKAVWVTGGVKKTNPEKNPVIQRPGKRPIKRPARHLSDEESPDEQETLGTCFKDSDYVYPSLESDEEDHANKTKMKRKKNWDDTPWSPKARVMPTLPKQERPAREGARVASVETGLAAAAAKLAQQQQKPAKRKYTKKQRPSAPVVTPPPVQTEPAPPSPTPAAESAADESPDRRMDYFSASLLDHEYTAGPGPFGPGGPRGSGAMAPGVFLTSRRPSLSPQNSSSHSGASPAGLASQGTMGVGQGKRPKKGLATAKQRLGKILKIHRNGKLLL; translated from the exons ATGGCATCAGTGCCAGTGTACTGCCTGTGTCGCCTGCCGTACGATGTGACACGCTTCATGATCGAGTGTGACATTTGTCAAGACTGGTTTCATGGAAG CTGTGTTGGAGTAGAGGAGGACAAAGCAGCAGAGATTGACCTGTATCACTGCCCCAACTGTCAGGTTACCCATGGGCCTCCTGTCA tGCGCAAACGCCGTGGCGGCAATAAGCAGACAGATGGAGGTGCTGCGGGAAGAAGAGATCCAAGTCGACCAGTTAAGACAGGAAGTTCACAATTTGTGAGGGAATTACGAAGCCGTACCTTTCCAAA TGCAGATGAAGTCTTGCTAAAGCCATCAGGAGCTCAGCTGACAGTCGAGTTTCTGGAAGAACATTCATTCAGTGTTCCTGTCATGGTGCTGAGACGTGATGGTCTTGGCATGACCCTTCCTCCATCATCGTTCAGTGTCAGCGATGTAGAGCACTACATTG GATCAGATAAAGAGATTGATGTAATCGATGTCTCTCGTCAGTGTGATCTTAAGATGCGGCTGGGAGACTTTGTTGAATACTACAACAGCCCCAACAGGGATAAAGTGCTCAATGTCATCAGCCTGGAGTTTTCTGAAACCAG GCTTTCAAACCTGGTGGAAACTCCAAAAATTGTTAGGAAGCTGTCATGGGTGGAAAATCTCTGGCCTGAAGAGTCTGTGTTTGAACGCCCCAATGTGCAGAAGTACTGCCTGATGGGGGTGAAGGATAGTTACACAGACTTCCACATAGACTTTGGGGGCACCTCAGTATGGTACCATGTCCTGAGG GGTGAGAAAATCTTCTACCTTATTTCCCCCACCCCAGCCAACCTGGCCCTTTTTGAGCGGTGGAGTTCCTCATCTAACCAGAATGAGATGTTCTTTGGAGACCAGGTTGATATGTGTTACAAGTGCTCTGTCAAACAAGGAAACACCTTATTCATACCAACAG GGTGGATTCATGCTGTGCTGACTCCAGTGGACTGCTTGGCGTTTGGAGGAAACTTCTTGCATAGCCTCAACATTGACATGCAGCTGCG GGCTTATGAAATAGAAAAGAGATTAAGCACGGCAGACCTGTTTAAATTTCCCAACTTTGAGACAGTGTGCTGGTATGTTGGAAAGCATCTTCTCGACACTTTCAGAG GTCTGAGAGAAAATCGCAGACATCCGGCCACTTACTTGGTTCATGGAGCTAAAGCCCTGAACAATGCGTTCCGCACTTGGACACGTAAAGAG GCTTTAGCAGAGCATGAAGTGGAGATTCCAGAAACCATCAATACTCAGACACTAGTGAAAGACCTGGCCAAGGAGATTCGTCTGGTTGAG gacatctttcagcaaaaCATTGGCCGCACTGGATCTCAGTTTCCAGGTTCACCACTTTCCAAAGCTCCCCTGAGCATGTCACAGAATTCAGGTCGTCCCCCAGGGAAAAAGAAAGGCCCCAAGCCCAAGGAGGTTTTAGGGGGTCTCGGGCCCCCAGGAACCAAGAAGAAGAGTCAGAAGGGGCTTCTCAAGGCAGAAGCAGGAGAACTTGACCTCATTGAGATCCACACCAAACATACGCTCAAGAAATTTCAGCCTGGCAAGTCCAAACAGAAGAACAAG TTGGATTTGCCATTAGATGAGCTTGAAGGGAAACTAAATAAAAGCAAACTGAAACTTGTGCTGACCAATGGAAAAATCCAAGG TAAAAATGAAGGCAGCAAAAATGGTGCTGGAAACCTTAAACATCTGGCCACAGAGGGATCCAGTCTGTCTGATTTGGAATCCGAGGATGAGTTGCAGATTGATGAGACGCCTCCTCCGCGACGGAAGCCTGCTGGACCaagcaagaaaaagaaactaAGTG GTCTTCCTAGGAAGCTTCCCAGAGCCAAACCCTGTTCCGACCCTAATCGCATCAGAGAGCCAGGAGAGGTGGATTTTGACATTGAG GAAGACTACACCACTGACGAAGAGGCATTGGCTGCTCATGGGGTGAAAGGTGGTGCTGGGGGCATTCTCGATTTGCTAAAGGCCAGCAAGCAAGTGGCAGGCTTGGACTCTGCAACACTTGG TGAGGAAGCTCCAGCGTCTCCCAGCACTCGTGATGCCATCCAGGGTATGCTCTCCATGGCTAATCCCCCTTCCTcatcgtcctcttcctcctcatcatctccCTTGTCTATTTCCGGAGGCCTGACAGAAGGACTTGGGGTTGTCAAAGAGAAGGGTGGGAAAGCTgtgtgggtgacaggaggggtCAAAAAGACAAATCCTGAGAAAAACCCTGTCATCCAGCGGCCAGGAAAACGGCCAATTAAACGGCCAGCCCGTCACCTTAGTGATGAGGAGAGTCCAGATGAGCAAGAGACTTTGGGGACTTGCTTTAAAGATTCAGACTATG tttacCCATCCTTGGAGTCTGATGAAGAGGATCATGCCAACAAGACCAAGATGAAGCGAAAGAAAAACTGGGATGACACACCTTGGAGCCCAAAAG ccAGGGTGATGCCCACCCTTCCTAAACAAGAGCGACCAGCTAGGGAAGGGGCTAGAGTTGCCTCTGTAGAAACGGGccttgcagcagctgctgccaagcTGGCACAACAA cagcaaaagcCTGCAAAAAGGAAATACACCAAAAAGCAGCGTCCTTCTGCACCTGTTGTCACTCCTCCACCTGTTCAGACTGAGCCAGCCCCACCCTCGCCAACGCCTGCTGCAGAATCTGCAGCAGATGAAAGCCCAGACAGGAGGATGGATTATTTCTCAGCTAGTCTGTTAGACCATGAATACACAGCAGGACCGGGACCCTTTGGGCCTGGTGGGCCAAGAGGCAGTGGGGCCATGGCTCCTGGTGTATTCCTTACATCACGAAGGCCTTCGCTGTCTCCTCAGAATAGCAGCTCTCACTCTGGTGCATCCCCTGCAGGTTTAGCCAGCCAAGGCACAATGGGAGTTGGTCAAG GGAAACGCCCAAAGAAAGGACTGGCAACTGCAAAACAGAGACTTGGAAAAATTCTAAAAATTCACCGCAATGGCAAACTTCTCTTGTGA